Part of the Bacillota bacterium genome, AATCAAATAAAGTAACTTAGAAGGAGCCTGCATAAATGTTTGACAAAGCAGCAGAAGAACTTAGAAAAATATTGCATTCAGATCAAATCGTGTCAACTGATAATTCTTTGATTATCAAACCAGGCTCGGCCGAGGACGTGTCGGCAGTATTAAAAGTAGCCAATCGAACCAAGACACCTGTCAGGCCAAAAGGTGGTGGTTCAGGTTGGTGGTCCAGCACCAAACCTCCTGAAAACGGCATACTATTACAGATGACGGCTATGGATAAAATCATCAAGATAGATGAAGATTTGTTAACTGTCACTGCCCAGGCTGGCATTACCTATTCTGCACTGGAAAAAGCCCTTTCGGAAAAAGGTTTCCAGGTAAAAATCTTTCCGGAGAGCAGCAGAATGGCTACATTGGGCGGGCACATTCAAACCTGGGGAACCAGCCCTTATTCCAGCAGTTTTTATGAAGACCAGTCTACACAACTATTGGGATTGAAAGTCGTATTACCCACAGGGGAAATTATATCAACCGGGAGCGGTGCTGTACCCACATCACCGGGGCAATATCACCGACGATTTTTCCCTGCCGACCTAACCGGTTTATTTACCGGCTCGGAAGGTGCTTTCGGAGTTATAACTGAAGTCACCCTGAAAATTCATCACAATCCAGAATCTATTATCACCCGTGTAATCGGGTTTAGAGAAACAGATAAAGCAGTAAGTCTGATGACCCGCCTGCAGAATAGTCAAAGATCGGGAGAGATATTGACCCTGGTTGAACAACGCTGGGTATCAAGGCAGGTTGTTATTGATGTTGTACCCCGGATGGCAGACAGATTACCTGAAAATATTAATATTTATTTGGTCGTCAGAACCGAGGGCAGTAAAAAAGATGCGGCTGAACATATGGAGCAGGTTTCCGAAGTTTGCAGAGAAGTCGGAGAACAAATGTTTCAAGAGGAAATCCCCGAGTGGTGGGAAGGAAAATATGATAAATCAGCAGCAGCCCTGGTTGGAAAAGGACCGAGGGTTATGATTGTAGCCATGACCCCCTTTAAACTTATTCCCCGTGTTTTGTCAATTATTGAACAATACAGTGCAGACTATAATCTTGACCTCAAGCTGTTCGGTTATCCCTTTGGCGGTCCCGTTTTTCTGGCTCACACTGTTTTCCCCTGGGTTGCCGGCAAGCCGGAAACGAGGGAAACTGCCCAACATCAGGCAAGAACGGTAATGAAGGAACTGATCGAGATTGGCTGTGTACCTCACCGGGTGGGCAGTGACTTTCTGCCTGTTATCAACGATATGCTCGACCCAGAATACCGGCAATTCATCAGGAAACTGAAAGAAATGCTTGATCCAAATGGAATAATGAACCCCGGAGTAGTGGTTGAAAATTGATCTTGAATGTATTTGGGAAATATCCAGGGAGTCCAATTCATGACTTTTGAAATTGCACTGACACTTGGCATATTGCTGTTTGCTGTAATCCTGTTTATAACTGAATTGATCAGGGTTGATCTGGTTGCCCTGCTTGTTCTGGTCCTCCTGGTTATTGTCGGTTTGGTCACTCCGGAAGAAGGAATATCGGGCTTTTCCAATCCCGCTGTCATAACTACATGGTCAGTATTTATCCTTTCCGCCGGTCTCACACGCACCGGAATTGCCGGGAAACTTTCCAGACAGGTTTTACGCCTGGCCGGTAAAGGTGAAAACCGTCTTCTTACAGTTCTGATGACCAGTACGGCTGCAATTTCAGCATTTGTGATCAATATCGGTGTTGTCGCCATGTTCATGCCGGTTACCCTTGATGTGGCCCGTAAAACCGGACGGCCTGCTTCTCGTCTACTTATGCCCATGGTCTTTGGAACAACTGTCGGAGGCATGATTGTTCTCATCGGTACTGCTTCTAACCTGGTTGTCGTTGACTTCTTAAGAGAAGCAGGACTTCGAACACCGGGTCTTTTTGAGTTCACCCCTGTTGGCATTGTTATTTTGATTGTTTCTATAATATACATGCTGTTGATCGGAAAGCGCCTGCTTCCGGAACGAAAATCACCATCGGTCGAAAGCATCAAACCCGGTATGGATTTCAAAAAGCATTATGAACTGGAAGAGAGACTGGCAACTATCATTATACCGGGAAACAACCCGCTTGCCGGCAAAAGCCTGGCTGAAAGCCGCTTTGGGAAGGCGCTCGGGCTGAATGTTCTTAGTGTTATGCGTAACGGAGGAGCACACCACATTCCTTCACCGGAGCTGATTCTTGAAGCAGGGGATCAACTTTTAGTACTGGGCAAACTAGATGTGCTGGATGAACTTTCAGGCAAACCGGTTATGCTGATTGATGATGATATACCCTCTGTTTCCTGCCTTTTGACAGAAAATATCAGCATGGCTGAGCTTGAAGTAACCGAAGAGTCCATTTTTAATAATAAAACTTTGGTTGAATTAAATGCCAGGCAAAGTCTCGGAGTCAACCTTCTCGCCTTGAGACGTAAAGAAAAAATCTACCGGACAAATTTACGTGATATCATCATCCAGGCCGGGGATCGACTGCTGCTGCGCGGTCCGATTCAAAACCTGAAAAAACTGCAGGAACAAGAAGGATTCTGCTTCATTCAGGATTGTGACACGGGAATGTTCAATCTTGATGAGCGATTACTATATGTGCGCATTCCGGAAGGATCTTCTCTGGCCGGCAACTCTCTAAAAGATGTCCGCCTGGCAAAAGCTTACGGGATTTCTATTTTGAATATTATTCGCAACGGCCAGGAATATTATATGCCTGGTCCCGATGCCCTTTTGGAAGAAAATGATCTGTTGGTTGTTGAAGGACGGCCGGTTGATATCGAGGCATTGCGCGGGCATCAAACCCTGCAGATTAACCGTAATCCTTCTATCGATTTAAAAAACCTGGAAACAGATTCGCTAACAATTGTTGAAGTTATGTTATCGCCCCATACCTCCCTAACGGGAAAAACGCTTAGACAGCTTAACTTCCGCGAAAAATTCGGTGTTTCCGTACTGGCAATCTGGAGGGGAGACAGGGCATTTCGGACAGGACTCAATGATATAAAATTGCACCTTGGAGACACACTTCTATGTTACGGTAAGCGGGACAGGTTCGAGGTTCTGGCTCTTGAGAGAGATTTTATAGTCCTTAATCTCGACTACCAGGAAAAACTAGTTGAAAGCAAGGCGCCGCTGGCTGGATTGATCATGGCCGGAGTTTTAGCTGTCACCCTGTTGAACTGGCTGCCCATATATATTGCCGCCATAGCAGGAGCGCTGCTG contains:
- a CDS encoding FAD-binding oxidoreductase → MFDKAAEELRKILHSDQIVSTDNSLIIKPGSAEDVSAVLKVANRTKTPVRPKGGGSGWWSSTKPPENGILLQMTAMDKIIKIDEDLLTVTAQAGITYSALEKALSEKGFQVKIFPESSRMATLGGHIQTWGTSPYSSSFYEDQSTQLLGLKVVLPTGEIISTGSGAVPTSPGQYHRRFFPADLTGLFTGSEGAFGVITEVTLKIHHNPESIITRVIGFRETDKAVSLMTRLQNSQRSGEILTLVEQRWVSRQVVIDVVPRMADRLPENINIYLVVRTEGSKKDAAEHMEQVSEVCREVGEQMFQEEIPEWWEGKYDKSAAALVGKGPRVMIVAMTPFKLIPRVLSIIEQYSADYNLDLKLFGYPFGGPVFLAHTVFPWVAGKPETRETAQHQARTVMKELIEIGCVPHRVGSDFLPVINDMLDPEYRQFIRKLKEMLDPNGIMNPGVVVEN
- a CDS encoding SLC13 family permease, producing the protein MTFEIALTLGILLFAVILFITELIRVDLVALLVLVLLVIVGLVTPEEGISGFSNPAVITTWSVFILSAGLTRTGIAGKLSRQVLRLAGKGENRLLTVLMTSTAAISAFVINIGVVAMFMPVTLDVARKTGRPASRLLMPMVFGTTVGGMIVLIGTASNLVVVDFLREAGLRTPGLFEFTPVGIVILIVSIIYMLLIGKRLLPERKSPSVESIKPGMDFKKHYELEERLATIIIPGNNPLAGKSLAESRFGKALGLNVLSVMRNGGAHHIPSPELILEAGDQLLVLGKLDVLDELSGKPVMLIDDDIPSVSCLLTENISMAELEVTEESIFNNKTLVELNARQSLGVNLLALRRKEKIYRTNLRDIIIQAGDRLLLRGPIQNLKKLQEQEGFCFIQDCDTGMFNLDERLLYVRIPEGSSLAGNSLKDVRLAKAYGISILNIIRNGQEYYMPGPDALLEENDLLVVEGRPVDIEALRGHQTLQINRNPSIDLKNLETDSLTIVEVMLSPHTSLTGKTLRQLNFREKFGVSVLAIWRGDRAFRTGLNDIKLHLGDTLLCYGKRDRFEVLALERDFIVLNLDYQEKLVESKAPLAGLIMAGVLAVTLLNWLPIYIAAIAGALLMVITRCLSIDEAYRSIEWKVIFLIAAMLPMGLAMQKTGAAMFIANAVIEVVGNHGPTAILAGLMTMTLIINQFIPSAVNAVVMAPIAIATAAGLGISPYPFVMGIAYAVASSFMTPVSHPVNLMIMSPGGYRFSDYIKNGLPFSLIVLVVSVLLLPLVFPY